The following proteins are encoded in a genomic region of Pseudodesulfovibrio mercurii:
- a CDS encoding pyridoxal phosphate-dependent aminotransferase codes for MQVISSQIAGYMERSSWIRKMFEEGIALKKKYGEDAVCDFSLGNPDLPPPPAIKAGLLELAEEADKPFFMGYMPNFGYPDVRAKLADAVSREQGVDVPPEALVITCGAAGALNSFFRAVLEPGDEVMTPAPFFVEYAFYCENHGAKLTPVPAKPLTFQLDLEAMDKAITDKTRVVMLNSPNNPSGAVYDKPSLEALAAILEKHNAKRERPIYILADEPYRFLAFDGAVVPSLLPIYKYTVVCSSFSKNLSMAGERIGYALVNPAMEDMATVVGGVTLANRILGFVNAPALAQKLMAKALGSGVDISIYDRRRKAMAQVLDNAGYEYTMPKGAFYFFPKAPGGDDIKFCAALTEEKVLAVPGSGFGYPGFFRLSFSVEDKIIPRSQPGFTAAMAKFK; via the coding sequence ATGCAAGTCATTTCCAGCCAGATAGCGGGGTACATGGAGCGGTCCTCCTGGATCCGCAAGATGTTCGAAGAGGGCATCGCCCTGAAGAAAAAGTACGGCGAGGACGCGGTCTGCGACTTCAGCCTCGGCAACCCGGACCTGCCGCCGCCGCCCGCCATCAAGGCCGGACTCCTGGAGCTTGCCGAGGAGGCGGACAAGCCGTTCTTCATGGGCTACATGCCCAACTTCGGCTACCCCGACGTGCGCGCCAAACTGGCCGACGCGGTCTCCAGGGAACAGGGCGTGGACGTGCCGCCCGAGGCCCTGGTCATCACCTGCGGCGCGGCCGGGGCGCTCAACTCGTTCTTCCGGGCCGTGCTCGAACCCGGCGACGAGGTCATGACCCCGGCCCCGTTCTTCGTGGAGTACGCCTTCTACTGCGAGAACCACGGCGCGAAACTCACCCCGGTCCCGGCCAAGCCCCTGACCTTCCAGCTCGACCTGGAGGCCATGGACAAGGCCATCACCGACAAGACCCGCGTGGTCATGCTCAACTCGCCCAACAACCCGTCGGGCGCGGTCTACGACAAACCCTCCCTGGAGGCGCTGGCCGCCATCCTGGAGAAACACAACGCCAAACGGGAGCGGCCCATCTACATCCTGGCCGACGAACCCTACCGGTTCCTGGCCTTTGACGGCGCGGTCGTGCCGAGCCTGCTGCCCATCTACAAGTACACCGTGGTCTGCTCGTCCTTCTCCAAGAACCTGTCCATGGCCGGTGAGCGCATCGGCTATGCCCTGGTCAACCCGGCCATGGAGGACATGGCCACCGTGGTCGGCGGCGTGACCCTGGCCAACCGCATCCTCGGCTTCGTCAACGCCCCGGCCCTGGCCCAGAAGCTCATGGCCAAGGCGCTCGGCTCCGGCGTGGACATCTCCATCTACGACCGCCGCCGCAAGGCCATGGCCCAGGTCCTGGACAACGCGGGCTACGAATACACCATGCCCAAAGGCGCGTTCTACTTCTTCCCCAAGGCGCCCGGCGGCGACGACATCAAGTTCTGCGCCGCGCTCACGGAGGAAAAGGTCCTGGCCGTGCCCGGTTCCGGCTTCGGCTACCCCGGCTTCTTCCGCCTGTCCTTCTCCGTGGAGGACAAGATCATCCCCCGCTCCCAGCCCGGCTTCACCGCCGCCATGGCCAAATTCAAATAG
- a CDS encoding methyl-accepting chemotaxis protein, translating to MKFSNVGIGQRLVAMLALFMLALVVFFLISVSIGTKDLTLSIVDKTLSQNTRSVTATLDGWIEDRMRFLGLAATSAEVIEAAADGDWQQAEAWLQRAKAQDPMLESLFVHDAKGISVVTTNKDGRGQDYSSRPYYKAIMTDGQDEFISEVSLSPATNKPRVAFVRAVKRDGRTVGYVGMSVLGEAFSDYLAPIKVGDNGYCYMYDSTGKILAHPDASLIFKDLSDKSFIQEGLRQKNGFIQYEWQGAVKYMAFGQVKRTGWIVALSAERSDFLHEAEQLQYRLILAGGVALIVILALVFVIIRRLVSKPLGIIVEKSELVSHGDLSVDFTGRFSGELARLRDSFEAMVDSIGKVVEDIQSGSENVASGAEELSATAEALAQGATAQAGGVERLSSAIEQMSSSINATAANAKETEALAAQAAKDAQEGGEAVAEAVNAMSDIAEKISIIEEIARQTNLLALNAAIEAARAGEHGKGFAVVAAEVRKLAERSGIAAAEISELSASSMTVANRAGKMLERLVPDIKKTSDLIQEITASTQEQNSGARDINTATTELDRVIQQNAAASEETSSTSEELSGQAIQLQQTVAYFQLRRDANYARSAKRTVATRTPAPALTASSGGSDQDDFEHF from the coding sequence ATGAAGTTTTCCAATGTCGGGATCGGACAGCGGCTGGTGGCCATGCTGGCCCTGTTCATGCTGGCCCTGGTCGTCTTTTTCCTGATTTCCGTATCCATCGGCACCAAGGACCTGACCCTGTCCATCGTGGACAAGACCCTCAGCCAGAACACGCGCAGCGTCACCGCCACCCTGGACGGCTGGATCGAGGACCGCATGCGCTTCCTCGGCCTGGCCGCCACCTCGGCCGAGGTCATCGAGGCCGCCGCGGACGGCGACTGGCAACAGGCCGAGGCCTGGCTCCAGAGGGCCAAGGCCCAGGACCCCATGCTCGAATCCCTGTTCGTGCACGACGCCAAGGGCATCAGCGTGGTCACCACCAACAAGGACGGCCGGGGTCAGGACTACAGCTCCCGGCCCTATTACAAGGCGATCATGACCGACGGCCAGGACGAGTTCATCTCCGAAGTGAGCCTGTCCCCGGCCACCAACAAGCCGCGCGTCGCCTTTGTCCGCGCGGTCAAGCGCGACGGCCGGACCGTCGGCTACGTGGGCATGTCCGTCCTGGGCGAGGCCTTCTCCGACTACCTCGCGCCCATCAAGGTCGGCGACAACGGCTATTGCTACATGTATGACTCCACCGGCAAGATCCTGGCCCACCCGGACGCCTCGCTCATCTTCAAGGACCTCTCCGACAAGAGCTTCATCCAGGAAGGGCTGCGCCAGAAGAACGGCTTCATCCAGTACGAATGGCAGGGCGCGGTCAAGTACATGGCCTTCGGCCAGGTCAAGCGCACCGGCTGGATCGTGGCCCTGTCCGCCGAGCGGTCCGACTTCCTCCATGAGGCCGAACAGCTCCAATACCGCCTGATCCTGGCGGGCGGCGTGGCCCTGATCGTCATCCTCGCCCTGGTCTTCGTGATCATCCGCAGGCTCGTGTCCAAGCCGCTCGGCATCATCGTCGAGAAGTCGGAGCTGGTCAGCCACGGCGACCTGTCCGTGGACTTCACCGGCCGCTTCAGCGGCGAACTGGCCCGGCTGCGCGATTCGTTCGAGGCCATGGTGGACAGCATCGGCAAGGTCGTCGAAGACATCCAGTCCGGCAGCGAGAACGTGGCCTCCGGGGCCGAGGAACTGTCCGCCACCGCCGAGGCCCTGGCCCAGGGCGCCACCGCCCAGGCCGGAGGCGTGGAACGGCTGTCCAGCGCCATCGAACAGATGAGCTCCAGCATCAACGCCACCGCAGCCAACGCCAAGGAGACCGAGGCTCTGGCCGCACAGGCCGCCAAGGACGCCCAGGAGGGCGGCGAGGCCGTGGCCGAGGCCGTCAACGCCATGAGCGACATCGCCGAAAAGATCTCCATTATCGAGGAGATCGCCCGCCAGACCAACCTCCTGGCCCTCAACGCCGCCATCGAGGCCGCCCGCGCCGGTGAACACGGCAAGGGCTTCGCCGTGGTCGCCGCCGAAGTGCGCAAGCTCGCCGAACGGTCCGGCATCGCCGCCGCCGAAATCAGCGAGCTGTCCGCCTCCAGCATGACCGTGGCCAACCGCGCCGGAAAGATGCTCGAACGGCTCGTCCCGGACATCAAGAAGACCTCGGACCTCATCCAGGAAATCACCGCCTCCACCCAGGAACAGAATTCCGGGGCCCGGGACATCAATACCGCCACCACCGAACTGGACCGCGTCATCCAGCAGAATGCCGCCGCGTCCGAAGAGACCTCCTCCACCTCCGAGGAACTCTCCGGACAGGCCATTCAGCTCCAGCAGACCGTGGCCTACTTCCAGCTGCGCCGGGACGCCAATTACGCCCGGTCCGCCAAGCGCACCGTGGCCACCCGTACCCCCGCCCCGGCCCTGACCGCCTCTTCCGGCGGGTCCGACCAGGACGACTTCGAACACTTCTAA
- the ilvD gene encoding dihydroxy-acid dehydratase: protein MRSKKMTGGLEKAPHRSLLYADGLTREEMDRPLIGVCNAQNEIIPGHIHLDTIAAAVKAGIRMAGGTPMEFPAIGVCDGLAMNHEGMKMSLPSREIIADSVEIMATAHPFDALVCIPNCDKIVPGMLMAMLRLNIPAVIVSGGPMLAGHKRTSDLITVFEGVGKVRAGQMTEEELEAYTAGACPTCGSCSGMFTANSMNCLSESIGLALPGNGTIPAVMSARIRLAKKAGMQVMEMLERNIRPRDIVTEKSVHNAVTMDMALGCSTNTTLHLPALFAEAGLDLSLQMFNEISMKTPNLCKLAPAGPHYMEELEEAGGIPGVMSELAKRDLLNLDVMTVTGKTLGENLKDLNAHVSNHEIVRPIDNPYSEEGGIAILYGNIAPEGCCVKQSAVAPEMMHNTGTARVFNSEEEGVAAILGNEIKPGDVVVILYEGPKGGPGMREMLTPTSAISGMGLGGSVALITDGRFSGGTRGAAIGHVSPEAAAGGPVGLIREGDRIEIDIPARKITLLVDEAELAERRKTHKPVVKEIKSPFLRRYAKLVTSASRGAVYEK, encoded by the coding sequence ATGCGTAGCAAGAAGATGACTGGTGGATTGGAGAAGGCCCCGCACCGTTCGCTGCTGTATGCGGACGGGCTGACCAGGGAAGAAATGGACAGGCCGCTCATCGGCGTATGCAACGCCCAGAACGAGATCATTCCCGGGCACATTCATCTGGACACCATCGCCGCAGCCGTCAAGGCGGGCATCCGCATGGCGGGCGGCACCCCCATGGAATTTCCTGCCATCGGCGTATGCGACGGCCTGGCCATGAACCACGAGGGCATGAAGATGTCCCTGCCCAGCCGCGAGATCATCGCCGACTCCGTGGAGATCATGGCCACGGCGCATCCCTTCGACGCCCTGGTCTGCATTCCCAACTGCGACAAGATCGTGCCCGGCATGCTCATGGCCATGCTCCGCCTGAACATCCCGGCCGTGATCGTCTCCGGCGGCCCCATGCTGGCCGGACACAAGCGCACCTCGGACCTGATCACCGTGTTCGAGGGCGTGGGCAAGGTCCGCGCGGGCCAGATGACCGAGGAGGAACTGGAGGCGTACACCGCCGGGGCCTGCCCCACCTGCGGCTCCTGCTCGGGCATGTTCACGGCCAACTCCATGAACTGCCTGTCCGAGTCCATCGGCCTGGCCCTGCCCGGCAACGGGACCATCCCGGCGGTCATGTCCGCCCGCATCCGGCTGGCCAAGAAGGCGGGCATGCAGGTCATGGAGATGCTCGAACGGAACATCCGTCCGCGCGACATCGTTACCGAAAAGTCCGTGCACAACGCCGTGACCATGGACATGGCGCTGGGCTGCTCCACCAACACCACCCTGCACCTGCCCGCCCTGTTCGCCGAGGCCGGACTTGATCTTTCACTACAGATGTTCAATGAAATCAGTATGAAAACGCCGAACCTGTGCAAGCTGGCCCCGGCCGGTCCCCACTATATGGAGGAGCTGGAAGAGGCGGGCGGCATCCCCGGCGTCATGTCCGAGCTGGCCAAGCGCGACCTGCTCAACCTGGACGTCATGACCGTCACCGGCAAGACGCTGGGCGAGAACCTGAAGGACCTCAATGCGCACGTCTCCAACCACGAGATCGTCCGGCCCATCGACAACCCCTACTCCGAGGAGGGCGGCATCGCCATCCTGTACGGCAACATCGCCCCCGAGGGATGCTGCGTGAAGCAGTCCGCCGTGGCCCCGGAGATGATGCACAACACCGGCACGGCCAGGGTCTTCAACAGCGAGGAGGAGGGCGTGGCTGCCATCCTGGGCAACGAGATCAAGCCCGGCGACGTGGTCGTCATCCTCTACGAAGGCCCCAAGGGCGGCCCCGGCATGCGCGAGATGCTCACCCCCACCTCGGCCATCTCCGGCATGGGGCTCGGCGGCTCCGTGGCGCTGATCACCGACGGCCGGTTCTCCGGCGGCACGCGCGGCGCGGCCATCGGCCACGTCTCGCCCGAAGCCGCTGCGGGCGGCCCGGTGGGACTGATCCGCGAGGGCGACCGCATCGAGATCGACATCCCGGCCCGCAAGATCACCCTGCTGGTGGATGAGGCCGAACTGGCCGAACGCCGCAAGACCCACAAGCCCGTGGTCAAGGAGATCAAGTCGCCGTTCCTGCGGCGCTACGCCAAGCTGGTCACCTCGGCCTCGCGCGGCGCGGTCTACGAGAAATAA